One Betaproteobacteria bacterium genomic region harbors:
- a CDS encoding DUF1232 domain-containing protein, with protein MRRLRRNLLALWFACRHPGTPLLAKILAVLVAGYAFSPIDLIPDFIPLIGYLDEFILLPGAIYLIFRLIPPPVLDECRARADRHLREHEHSPRSYVAAVVIVLLWGALLWWLWTRYGAAAIAWLRTALA; from the coding sequence ATGCGGCGGCTGAGACGCAACCTGCTCGCGCTGTGGTTCGCGTGTCGTCACCCCGGCACCCCGCTGCTGGCGAAGATCCTCGCGGTGCTCGTCGCCGGCTATGCTTTCAGTCCGATCGACCTGATTCCCGATTTCATCCCCCTCATCGGCTATCTCGACGAATTCATCCTGCTGCCCGGTGCCATCTACCTGATCTTCCGCCTGATCCCGCCGCCGGTGCTGGACGAATGCCGTGCGCGCGCCGACAGGCATCTGCGCGAGCACGAACACAGCCCGCGCAGCTATGTGGCTGCCGTCGTCATCGTGCTGCTCTGGGGCGCCCTGCTGTGGTGGCTGTGGACGCGATACGGCGCCGCCGCCATTGCATGGCTGCGCACCGCGCTGGCGTGA
- a CDS encoding radical SAM protein — translation RFADRDVRARFFDLARELGSLGAWVRLHYVYPYPHVDELIPLMAEGNLLPYLDVPFQHASPRILKLMKRPASAEDNLARIRAWRAICPELAIRSTFIVGFPGETDAEFDALLAFLEDAQLDRVGCFAYSPVDGARANALPGHVPEEVKEERRERFMTLQERISAERLRAKVGRVLDVLVDEVHGTRAIARSFADAPEIDGVVHVSKARGVAVGDLIRVRVVKSDSHDLWAEAVR, via the coding sequence CCGCTTCGCCGACCGCGACGTGCGCGCGCGCTTCTTCGACCTGGCGCGCGAACTCGGCTCGCTCGGCGCATGGGTGCGCCTGCATTACGTCTATCCCTACCCGCACGTGGACGAGCTCATTCCGCTGATGGCCGAGGGGAATCTCCTGCCCTACCTCGACGTGCCGTTCCAGCATGCGAGTCCGCGCATCCTCAAGCTGATGAAGCGCCCGGCCAGTGCCGAGGACAACCTCGCCCGCATCCGCGCGTGGCGCGCCATCTGTCCGGAACTCGCGATCCGCAGCACCTTCATTGTCGGCTTTCCCGGCGAGACCGACGCCGAGTTCGACGCTTTGCTCGCGTTCCTGGAGGACGCGCAGCTCGACCGCGTCGGCTGTTTCGCCTATTCGCCGGTCGACGGCGCACGCGCCAACGCGCTCCCGGGACACGTCCCGGAAGAGGTCAAGGAAGAACGGCGCGAGCGCTTCATGACGCTGCAGGAAAGGATCAGCGCGGAGCGGCTGCGGGCGAAGGTCGGAAGGGTTCTCGACGTGCTCGTCGACGAAGTGCACGGCACCAGGGCAATCGCGCGCTCGTTTGCCGACGCTCCCGAGATCGACGGCGTCGTGCACGTGTCGAAGGCGCGCGGCGTGGCGGTGGGCGATCTCATCCGCGTGCGCGTGGTGAAATCGGACAGCCACGACCTCTGGGCCGAGGCCGTGCGTTGA
- a CDS encoding isoaspartyl peptidase/L-asparaginase, whose amino-acid sequence MRYGLVVHGGAGVWDADAHEDAVRGVRAAATLARRILAAGGAAIDAVAAAVVALEDDPLFNAGTGACLNLDGEAEMDAQVMDGEELRAGAVAALMHVRNPVLVARRVMEETGHVLLVGAGALRFARGMGFAEYDPVTERARARWRERRQERGGTVGAVARDARGRFAAATSTGGVALKLPGRVGDTPVPGAGNYATPTAAASATGHGELMLRTLATKRVCDWIGRGLGAPAAVERVLAEMADTVGAQVGLIAVDGDGCPGLAHGTAHMPFAYLREGDSDLTAGLAR is encoded by the coding sequence ATGCGTTACGGTCTGGTGGTGCACGGGGGAGCCGGCGTCTGGGACGCGGACGCGCACGAGGACGCGGTGCGCGGCGTGCGCGCAGCGGCAACGCTCGCACGCCGGATTCTCGCCGCAGGCGGCGCCGCCATCGACGCCGTGGCGGCGGCGGTCGTGGCGCTGGAGGACGACCCGCTCTTCAACGCCGGCACCGGTGCCTGCCTCAACCTGGATGGCGAGGCCGAGATGGACGCGCAGGTGATGGACGGCGAGGAGCTGCGCGCCGGCGCGGTGGCGGCACTCATGCACGTGCGCAATCCGGTTCTGGTGGCGCGACGGGTGATGGAAGAGACCGGCCACGTGCTGCTGGTCGGGGCGGGCGCGCTGCGCTTTGCGCGGGGGATGGGCTTTGCCGAATACGATCCGGTGACCGAACGCGCGCGGGCGCGATGGCGCGAACGACGGCAGGAGCGAGGCGGCACGGTCGGTGCCGTCGCGCGCGACGCGCGCGGGCGCTTCGCCGCCGCGACGTCCACCGGAGGCGTTGCGCTCAAGCTTCCGGGCAGGGTCGGTGATACGCCGGTGCCCGGTGCCGGCAACTACGCGACGCCCACAGCAGCGGCGTCCGCCACGGGACACGGCGAACTCATGTTGCGCACCCTGGCGACGAAACGGGTGTGCGACTGGATCGGGCGCGGTCTCGGAGCGCCGGCCGCCGTCGAGCGCGTGCTCGCCGAGATGGCGGACACCGTCGGCGCGCAGGTCGGGCTGATCGCGGTCGACGGCGATGGCTGTCCCGGTCTCGCGCACGGCACGGCGCACATGCCGTTCGCGTACCTGCGCGAGGGCGACAGCGACCTCACTGCCGGCCTCGCGCGCTAA